A portion of the Streptomyces sp. YPW6 genome contains these proteins:
- the bldC gene encoding developmental transcriptional regulator BldC yields the protein MTARTPDAEPLLTPAEVATMFRVDPKTVTRWAKAGKLTSIRTLGGHRRYREAEVRALLAGIPQQRSEA from the coding sequence ATGACCGCTCGCACCCCTGATGCCGAGCCGCTGCTGACCCCGGCTGAGGTTGCCACGATGTTCCGCGTGGACCCGAAGACGGTCACTCGCTGGGCCAAGGCTGGCAAGCTCACGTCCATCCGCACGCTCGGTGGACATCGCCGGTACCGCGAGGCAGAGGTCCGCGCACTGCTCGCGGGTATTCCGCAGCAGCGCAGCGAGGCCTGA
- a CDS encoding DUF6274 family protein: protein MSASAARHETRALLRAHLAAASAYGHLTRHCAVCHRLLRLAMEPGAAAESGGASEPAPDATEAAPDATEPAPDATGAAPDPAGASAARAGVRGRPGGHEDQRPPATRPSAG, encoded by the coding sequence ATGTCCGCGTCCGCAGCACGACACGAGACCCGCGCGCTGTTGCGCGCCCATCTGGCGGCCGCTTCCGCCTACGGCCATCTCACCCGGCACTGCGCGGTCTGCCATCGCCTCCTGCGCCTCGCCATGGAGCCCGGGGCGGCCGCGGAGTCCGGAGGGGCGTCCGAGCCCGCTCCGGACGCCACCGAAGCCGCCCCGGACGCCACCGAGCCCGCCCCGGACGCCACCGGGGCCGCTCCGGACCCCGCCGGCGCCTCCGCAGCCCGTGCGGGTGTCCGCGGGCGGCCGGGCGGGCACGAGGACCAAAGGCCCCCGGCGACACGACCATCGGCCGGGTGA